One segment of Fusarium oxysporum f. sp. lycopersici 4287 chromosome 7, whole genome shotgun sequence DNA contains the following:
- a CDS encoding hypothetical protein (At least one base has a quality score < 10) yields MHSVKVLSAIAALSVSAVSAATCTKDVKITEPTQVISCDVVDADVIIDKSVAGAVVINGPKQIKGNFQAKNAGDLISLSSTTINSITGTFELNNLEALNNLDFSSLESLGELSFIKLPRLGELNFGTEGVTKIKSIRITDTFISDLSGLSVASVESFQIDNNRKMNAFNSDLVNVTTQLLIFDNGNDVMEITMNKLETAAEIQISSAKSFKVPALQEVTKSLKLSANPELKSFSAPNLTTITETLSLIDMNKLTNAIDDFPKLEKVTGGIALRGSFEKVELPKLDQVSGSVVVSSTTDIKEFCDYFDNLKKDKKIDGEEKCTSNNKEANEGKDGGEESDGSSESNNSDDEKDAAGIVSVNMAVLALAGVAAVAQLF; encoded by the exons ATGCATTCCGTTAAGGTCCTCTCGGCCATTGCGGCCCTCAGTGTCTCTGCCGTTTCTG CTGCCACTTGTACCAAGGACGTCAAGATCACCGAACCTACACAAGTCATCAGCTGCGATGTTGTCGACGCCGATGTCATCATTGACAAGTCTGTTGCTGGTGCCGTTGTCATCAACGGCCCCAAGCAGATCAAGGGCAACTTTCAGGCCAAGAACGCTGGAGACCTCATCTCTCTCTCCAGTACCACAATTAATTCTATCACTGGAACGTTCGAGCTCAACAACCTTGAGgctctcaacaacctcgacttctcttctcttgagAGCCTGGGCGAGCTtagcttcatcaagcttccaCGACTCGGCGAGCTGAACTTTGGTACCGAAGGCGTTACTAAGATCAAGAGCATTCGAATCACCGACACTTTCATCAGTGATCTTAGCGGTCTCAGCGTCGCCAGTGTCGAGAGCTTCCAGATTGACAACAACCGAAAGATGAACGCTTTCAACTCCGACCTTGTTAATGTTACTACCCAGCTCCTGATCTTCGACAATGGCAACGACGTTATGGAAATTACCATGAACAAGCTCGAGACTGCTGCCGAGATCCAGATTTCTAGCGCCAAGTCCTTCAAGGTCCCTGCTCTCCAGGAGGTgaccaagagcttgaagttGAGCGCCAACCCCGAGCTAAAGTCTTTCTCCGCCCCCAACCTGACCACTATCACGGAGACACTGTCCCTTATCGACATGAACAAGCTCACCAAC GCTATTGATGATTTCCCCaagctcgagaaggtcaCCGGTGGTATTGCCCTCCGAGGTAGCTTCGAGAA GGTGGAACTTCCCAAGCTTGACCAAGTTAGTGGCAGTGTCGTTGTTTCCTCGACCACCGATATCAAGGAGTTCTGTGACTACTTCGACAAcctcaagaaggacaagaagatcGATGGTGAGGAGAAGTGCACATCCAACAACAAGGAGGCCAATGAGGGCAAGGACGGTGGTGAGGAGAGCGACGGCTCTTCCGAGAGCAACAACAGtgacgatgagaaggatgctgcTGGCATTGTCAGCGTCAACATGGCtgttcttgctcttgcagGTGTTGCTGCCGTTGCCCAGCTCTTTTAA